In Daphnia pulicaria isolate SC F1-1A chromosome 9, SC_F0-13Bv2, whole genome shotgun sequence, a single genomic region encodes these proteins:
- the LOC124313193 gene encoding mitogen-activated protein kinase 1-like, producing MAAEGKIEIIRGQNFECGPRYTNLAYIGEGAYGMVVSAYDNLTKTKVAIKKISPFEHQTYCQRTLREIKILTRFKHENIIDIRDIIRSVDIDQMKDVYIVQCLMETDLYKLLKTQRLSNDHICYFLYQILRGLKYIHSANVLHRDLKPSNLLLNTTCDLKICDFGLARVADPDHDHTGFLTEYVATRWYRAPEIMLNSKGYTKSIDIWSVGCILAEMLSNRPIFPGKHYLDQLNHILGVLGSPTPDDLQCIINEKARSYLQSLPYKPKVPWTKLYPNADPKALDLLDKMLTFNPHKRIVVEDALAHPYLEQYYDPADEPIAEEPFKFEMELDDLPKEKLKELIYEETIMFKERMDREQPMGV from the exons ATGGCCGCcgaaggaaaaatagaaattattcGCGGGCAGAATTTCGAATGTGGCCCCCGATACACTAATTTAGCTTATATTGGAGAAGGAGCTTACGGCATGGTTGT GTCTGCTTATGATAATCTGACCAAAACCAAAGTTGCcataaagaaaatttcacCATTTGAGCATCAGACCTACTGTCAACGCACATtgagagaaatcaaaatcttGACTCGCTTCAAgcatgaaaat ATCATCGACATACGGGACATAATTCGTTCTGTTGACATCGACCAAATGAAGGATGTATACATAGTCCAGTGTCTAATGGAAACTGACTTGTACAAACTTCTGAAAACCCAG AGGTTGAGCAATGACCACATATGCTACTTTCTCTACCAAATCTTGCGTGGTCTCAAGTACATTCATTCTGCTAATGTTCTTCACCGTGATTTGAAACCATCAAACCTACTTCTAAATACTACATGTGATCTCAAG ATTTGTGACTTTGGCCTTGCAAGAGTAGCCGATCCAGATCACGATCATACTGGTTTCCTGACAGAGTATGTCGCCACACGCTGGTATCGAGCGCCAGAAATTATGCTTAATTCAAAG GGCTACACAAAATCGATTGATATCTGGTCTGTTGGATGTATCTTGGCGGAGATGCTTTCAAACCGACCCATTTTCCCCGGAAAACATTATCTAGATCAACTTAACCATATTCTCGGAGTCCTTGGATCACCGACACCAGACGATCTCCAGTgtataatcaatgaaaaa gCACGGAGTTATTTGCAATCACTTCCCTACAAACCCAAAGTACCATGGACGAAACTTTACCCTAATGCCGACCCCAAAGCTCTGGATTTACTGGACAAGATGTTGACGTTCAACCCACACAAACGAATTGTTGTGGAGGACGCGTTGGCTCACCCTTACTTGGAGCAGTACTATGACCCAGCGGATGAG CCCATAGCGGAGGAACcattcaaatttgaaatggaaTTGGATGatttgccaaaagaaaaattgaaggaGTTGATTTATGAAGAAACGATCATGTTCAAAGAGCGCATGGATCGAGAACAACCAATGGGCGTTTGA
- the LOC124313494 gene encoding DNA-directed RNA polymerase II subunit RPB11-like, with amino-acid sequence MNAPPSFESFLLFEGEKKIIVEQDTKVPNAAIFTVNKEDHTLGNMIRCQLLKDPNVLFAGYKQPHPLEHKFILRIQSTPAYSPQDALMNAITDLISELSLLEERFRDAVREKREGLE; translated from the exons ATGAACGCACCACCGTCATTCGAatcctttcttttgtttgaaggagagaaaaa aatCATCGTTGAACAGGACACTAAAGTTCCCAACGCAGCAATCTTCACCGTAAACAAGGAAGATCATACTCTGGGAAACATGATTCGatg CCAGCTTCTGAAAGATCCCAATGTGCTATTTGCTGGATACAAACAACCACATCCATTGGAGCATAAATTCATTCTACGTATTCAGAGTACACCTGCCTATTCTCCTCAGGATGCATTGATGAATGCCATCACAGATTTGATTTCAGAGCTGTCACTTCTTGAAGAACGATTCCGC GATGCCGTACGAGAAAAGCGAGAAGGCTTAGAATAG